In the Silurus meridionalis isolate SWU-2019-XX chromosome 6, ASM1480568v1, whole genome shotgun sequence genome, one interval contains:
- the LOC124388044 gene encoding myosin regulatory light chain 2, smooth muscle minor isoform: protein MSSKRAKVKTSKKRPQRATSNVFAMFDQSQIQEFKEAFNMIDQNRDGFIDKEDLHDMLASLGKNPTDEYLEAMMNEAPGPINFTMFLTMFGEKLNGTDPEDVIRNAFACFDEEGTGFIQEEYLRDLLTTMGDRFTDEEVDELFREAPIDKKGNFNYVAFTRILKHGAKDKDD, encoded by the exons ATGTCCAGCAAAAGGGCCAAGGTGAAAACCAGTAAGAAGCGTCCTCAGAGGGCCACCTCCAACGTGTTCGCCATGTTTGACCAATCACAGATCCAAGAGTTTAAGGAGGCCTTCAACATGATCGACCAGAACCGGGACGGCTTCATAGATAAAGAGGACCTGCATGACATGCTGGCTTCATTAG GAAAGAACCCCACAGACGAATACCTCGAGGCCATGATGAACGAAGCCCCAGGTCCCATCAACTTCACCATGTTCCTCACGATGTTCGGAGAGAAGCTAAACGGCACAGACCCCGAGGACGTCATCAGAAACGCTTTCGCTTGCTTCGACGAGGAAGGAACAG GTTTTATCCAAGAAGAATACCTCAGGGATCTCCTGACCACCATGGGCGACCGGTTCACAGACGAAGAGGTGGACGAGCTCTTCCGAGAAGCTCCTATCGACAAGAAGGGCAACTTCAATTACGTCGCGTTCACGCGCATCTTGAAGCACGGCGCCAAGGACAAAGACGATTAG
- the ccr9a gene encoding C-C chemokine receptor type 9a codes for MMNMTDTLSDFMSTIIPDDYDTASGSGSGTGDYDFDQSPCDKSIVRRFRMFYEPPLYMLIVILGFAGNLLVLWIYTNLKNRLRTMTDVYLLNLALADLLFLCTLPLWAADAMMGWAFGTALCKGTSALYKINFFSSMFLLTCISVDRYISIVQSTKAQNSKELRLAWSKVVCMFVWLLSIILSIPEFIFAQPKPNSEGKHFCTMVYFNNENNRTKILILALQICMGFCIPLLIMIYCYSVIIKTLLKAKNFEKHKALRVILVVVAVFILSQLPYNSMLVLEASQAANTTITDCNEAKSFDIINQIMKSLAYMHSCLNPFLYAFVGVRFRKDVKKLFKKWGCTKASKSGKFGGPTRSSVMSDSDSTMAFSL; via the exons ATGATGAACATGACTGACACTCTGTCTGACTTCATGTCGACAATAATTCCG GACGATTATGACACTGCGAGCGGCAGTGGTTCTGGTACTGGGGATTATGATTTTGATCAAAGCCCGTGTGATAAGAGCATAGTGCGACGTTTCCGCATGTTCTATGAGCCCCCTTTGTACATGCTCATCGTCATCCTGGGCTTCGCAGGGAACCTGCTGGTGCTCTGGATCTACACGAACTTAAAGAACCGCCTGAGGACCATGACGGATGTGTACCTGCTGAACCTGGCCTTGGCTGACCTGCTCTTCTTGTGCACGCTTCCATTATGGGCGGCGGACGCCATGATGGGTTGGGCATTTGGGACGGCTTTGTGCAAAGGCACATCAGCATTGTATAAGATCAACTTTTTCAGCAGCATGTTTCTGTTGACCTGCATCAGCGTGGACCGGTACATATCGATCGTGCAGAGCACCAAAGCGCAGAACTCCAAGGAGCTGCGTCTCGCCTGGAGCAAAGTGGTGTGCATGTTTGTCTGGCTCCTGTCCATTATATTGTCTATTCCCGAGTTTATCTTCGCCCAACCCAAACCGAACAGTGAAGGCAAACACTTTTGCACCATGGTCTACTTTAACAATGAAAACAACCGGACAAAGATCCTCATCCTGGCTCTGCAGATCTGCATGGGCTTCTGCATTCCACTCTTGATCATGATCTACTGCTACTCTGTCATCATTAAAACCCTGCTTAAGGCCAAGAACTTCGAGAAGCACAAAGCACTGCGCGTCATCCTGGTAGTCGTGGCGGTGTTCATCCTCTCGCAGCTGCCTTACAACAGCATGCTGGTGTTGGAGGCATCACAGGCGGCGAACACCACCATCACGGACTGCAACGAGGCCAAGAGCTTTGACATCATCAACCAAATCATGAAGAGTTTAGCGTACATGCACAGCTGCCTCAACCCGTTCCTGTATGCCTTCGTCGGGGTGCGCTTCCGAAAAGACGTGAAAAAGCTGTTCAAAAAGTGGGGCTGCACCAAGGCGTCCAAATCTGGGAAATTTGGTGGTCCAACTCGCTCTTCTGTCATGTCTGATTCCGACAGCACCATGGCTTTCTCACTGTAA